In Methanoregula formicica SMSP, the DNA window GACGAACTGCCGGTCCGCCTCGTGGAGCTGCCGCATGAACCCGTCATACATCAGCCGTTTCAGGAGCGACGAGAAAGGGGCAAACCCCGGCCGTACCGTGATGCCCTTCTGGACTTTACCGGCAATGTCCTGAACCTTTTTATCCGCGGCAGAAAGGGCTTTCTCCAACTTTCCCCCCTCAGCCGGGGAATAGAGTGGGACAAAGTTCCCGACCATCCGCACAACCCACGCTGCATCGAATGGCCGGCCATTCTTCTTCTCAGCGATAGCGTTTGCCTGGAGGAGGGCCGATGCCCCAATCCCGCCCAGGGTCAGGACGCAGAAGGTGTAGCCTGCCTTTTTGAGGTCGAGCCTTCCTAAAAATCCCACGACAATCGCGGGAAGACCGAAGTCATACACCGGGGCGACTATGCCGACACGGTCAGCGGCCGGGACAATGTCCCCACGGATGTCCTTCTGCGATGCAATCGGCACAAGCTCGCAGTCTCCGAGGATTGTGGCTATCGTTCTTGCAGCGGCAAGCGAGTTGCCGGTACCGGTGAAGTAATAGATGATTGTCTTCATGGTGATTCTCCCCGCAGGTTTTTCAGGTCGGCAATCGTGACATCCGGATTCCGGTACCGCCCCCACGATTCCGTCTTTGGCCCTGCCTGGATTGCCTGCACCGGGCAGGTATGGATGCAGCCGCAACAGAGCTCGCACCGGTGTTTCCAGACTGGCCGGTCATTGACCAGTTCGATATTGTTCGAGGGGCAGATGGCAACGCAGGTCCCGCAGGCCGTACACTTTTCCGTTACGGTGAATTTTTTATCTCCTTCACGAACATGGGACCTGAAATAAGGATACGCGAGAGAATACAGCACGCGGTTGATGAGGGATGAGGGAAGAGTGCGTTTCTCGCACCGTCCGACAGCTCCCGCAATGTCTCCGATTACGCCATCCGCTTTTTGTAAGATCTCCCGCTGTTTCTCAATCGCCAGAGGTTCGTACATCAGGATATAATTCCCGGGCATGGCAAGCCCGAATCCCGCGTCAAGCCCCCGTCCCTGCCGCTCCCGCAGGATGATGTCAAGCTGCCGGAGTGCGGCTGACTCCCCGCCCCCACCATGGGTCATGACACAGAAGACGTATTGTGTTGCTGCAAGGTCCATGCGCCTGGCAAATGAGGTCACCATGACGGGCAGACCGTAGAAATAGACCGGGGCGACAATACCAATACGTTCAGCAGCGGGTACGATCTCGCCTGAAGTATCCTGAAGCGATGCGATCGGCACGAGCTCGGTCTCTCCCAGTGCCGCCGCGATCTTTTTTGCCGCGGCAAGCGAGTTGCCGGTGCCGGTGAAGTAATAGAGGACCGTCTTCATGCTTTGTCTGCCTCCTCCTGTACTTTTGCGATAAGTGCGGCCACGAGTGTACCATCTTCAATCTCCTTTTTGCTCAGGGAGAACTGTCCGGTAATGATCATGCCTTTTGCCGCAAGGTCCTTTTCAAGGACCTGAAGTGTCGTGCCGGCTTTTTCCCCGCAGGTGGCAAAAATCACTGCCCGTTTTCCCCTGCATCCCGTGAGCGCGACAAGGGCTTTCCTGATTGCCGGGACGGGTTTG includes these proteins:
- a CDS encoding EFR1 family ferrodoxin (N-terminal region resembles flavodoxins. C-terminal ferrodoxin region binds two 4Fe-4S clusters.), with protein sequence MKTVLYYFTGTGNSLAAAKKIAAALGETELVPIASLQDTSGEIVPAAERIGIVAPVYFYGLPVMVTSFARRMDLAATQYVFCVMTHGGGGESAALRQLDIILRERQGRGLDAGFGLAMPGNYILMYEPLAIEKQREILQKADGVIGDIAGAVGRCEKRTLPSSLINRVLYSLAYPYFRSHVREGDKKFTVTEKCTACGTCVAICPSNNIELVNDRPVWKHRCELCCGCIHTCPVQAIQAGPKTESWGRYRNPDVTIADLKNLRGESP
- a CDS encoding flavodoxin family protein, yielding MNLTIICASYTGTTYGIAEQIRNACGGEIIEIQSKDLLSRFVAFMARHSPGMNVRDTGSQPDNIDLSESDLVVIGTPVWGGKPVPAIRKALVALTGCRGKRAVIFATCGEKAGTTLQVLEKDLAAKGMIITGQFSLSKKEIEDGTLVAALIAKVQEEADKA
- a CDS encoding EFR1 family ferrodoxin (N-terminal region resembles flavodoxins. C-terminal ferrodoxin region binds two 4Fe-4S clusters.) codes for the protein MKTIIYYFTGTGNSLAAARTIATILGDCELVPIASQKDIRGDIVPAADRVGIVAPVYDFGLPAIVVGFLGRLDLKKAGYTFCVLTLGGIGASALLQANAIAEKKNGRPFDAAWVVRMVGNFVPLYSPAEGGKLEKALSAADKKVQDIAGKVQKGITVRPGFAPFSSLLKRLMYDGFMRQLHEADRQFVSDEKCTHCGTCSRVCPVRNIEMVDEKPQWQHHCELCMACLNLCPAKAIQWTEKTKNRGRYRHPDLKIADMKAQRGEALENQP